ttccccaatttgtcatgcatgaaatattgaatttctccAGGTAACatcgggtacttcagctagtgttttataaaataaagccaCAGCTTACAGTAAACATTGAATGGTGTAACATGGCTCTAATATGCACAGGATGTAATGACACATCTCATGGTTTTGTGACACTAATTCAGTCTAGTATTTGTAAGGAAATGTCACAACCTGTTCCATTGCATCTATTGTCTTGTCATACTTAAGATACAGGTACCGGTAGTAGCAAAATCTATTTTACCCTGATTTATTCCTTTCCCTTCCAGAATTAGAATTAGAaccaaaaataatttaaaaaaaaaacattttggtgtcAACCATATTATGAAAAAAGTTATCCTCTTTGTTAAATATTTGAACatagaataatataataaataatatatttatttagcagacgctttcatccaaagcaacttacagggactagggtgtgagctaagcatcaacaactgctgctgctgctgctgctgcacagtcacttacaataggacctgggttttacatctcatggaaaggacagagcacaaggaggttaagtgacttgctcagggtcacacacattgAGTCAGCGGTTCAGCACGGATTTGAACTGGGGGCCTCCTGGTAcaaagccctttgctttaactatTGGCCCACCAAGTTTGCTTTTGAAATCTCAATTTCTGCATATTTAATATGAGGCTTTTGAATAAATGTGTCCAAGTTAATGACATTATTACCAACTACAACTCGACAAGAACATCAACTTCggaatagattttttaaatacaaataccaaTTTAATAAAACTAAGCACCCTTGTCAATGTTTCCTATTCTACCTGTTGTATTACCTTCAATCCATTAGGCCAATTAATAACAAAAAGGCAATACAGACTATATGCATCGTATTGTATAGGCTTTAACAATATATAAATTCCCTGAAGAAGTTAATATGATGGTTTGTAACATACCTCCCACTTTCCATGGATTGCCCAGAGCTAACCAAATCGCACCAGTGTGCATCGCTtaattcaaaatcacaacatgggaGACATGGCAGGACACAACACAAGCATTCTTCAGTTTGAactttgcattacattttttattttgctttattgaaATTGGTGTATCCGAGAATTAAATTTGGAGATAAACTTTCTAAATTTCATGGCTTGACTTAGAATCTGTTCTAAATCTCTGCTTTGTTCAATTGAGGGACAACTGGATTCTACATGCTGAATCACACTTTTTTATTACTAAACCCACAAGTTCATATTTTCAATTCACACTTTAATTGTATGCATACAGCTGTTTatgttttttgtcatttgtttgtcTGCATATTAATTCTAACGGAACTAAGCTTACAAAAGATTTTGAGAATCCTGAGAAAAGAGGAAAGTGACACCCAACTTCAGTTGTGCAAAAATCCTGGCTTTGGTTGTGGTCAGAAAGTCATGGATGTTTGTCATTACGTTTCTGTTACGCCACTCAATGGTTTAGTTTACATACAACCTTAACATGCTATGTGAATTCTGTGCACATCTTCCACATATTTCTGCATTTGAAGAGCTCACATTCCTGCTCTGTGAAGCCAAGGGGCAATTGCTGGCCTGATGCTTGCCTGAAGCTTTCTGCCTATTCAATACACCATTGTGCCACTAGCACTACACCTTTATGCAGGCACTTTGTAATAATCTCACAGACAGGACAGATGTAAGTGGGTGCCCTGCCCCTCAGGTTAAAACTGTTATTCCAGTACCCAGAGTTCCAGGAAGGAGCAAGGAATGGGAAAGAGGAGCATCTGAGAGGATGACGTGATTAGTAGAGCTTGCCAAGATCTGAGATGGGTACCGgtgtaaaataaaagtaaaaccttGTTACATGACTGCTCTTGTTAGTACAGTAGCCTCTGCATATCAGAACTCCACCTAAGAGAACAGCCTGTACTGGTTTGTAACCTGACAACTCaccatcatcaaacttaaattaaaatggtttattcagtcttttcaaaagtgacttgtcatcgcgagagtgtcttgaggcacactgagtggtttatttgtttatttattggtttaaaaaaatagctttatCTCCTGAGTTAGGACCAATCATACAACATGGAAGTTTTATCactacttcacttcacttcagaacagtagtagggcagcagtgtggagtaatggttagtgctctggactcttgaatggagggatgtgggttcaatcccagatggggacactgctgctgtacccttgagcaaggtactttacctagattgctccagtaaaaacccaactatataaatgtgaaattgtatgtaaaaataacgtgataacttgtaacaattgtaagtcaccctggataagggcatctgcttagaaaataataataacaagtaagaTATTATTTGAATAGATGGAATTATAATTTTAGGTGTGGGTATAAAACACAGAAGGGACTTTAACTCAGCCCTGGATTTGCACTTTTTTTGGTTACAgttttatgattgttttttttaaggatagtatttgtaattaaaacatcatagattaaactgtacatttaaacaacaaTTATATGAAGATGTGGTGGGGTGCTTCACCCCTGTGcgtagtttttgtgttttatgttattgttGGTGGATATAAAAAGTAGTTCATGTGCAAACTGTGCCGATAttcaattgattgattgattagcaatcaagtctcggtacagctgcataaaagagtcagtgtttcacacacacagggttggtgttcagagtggagaatgtGAGAGAGATGGAGGTAGaactttaaaaactaaacaattgctactcttgTTGGATTTCTGCCAcgcgatacttgtttgtttgtttactgttctgAGGTTAATGTCTgtctattttggccaacgtgccagtttgtttgttcagtgtttcgttttgttcaaactgttagtttatttaataaatcagcGCATCAGCTCTTCACTCATCATTCTGTGTCTATGTCCTTTCTGGCCAAACATCACCCACCAAGCCAATCTGTGACAGAAATAACAAAGAGAAAAAACTCTTTGAAACAgacgggaaaaaaaaaacatttcatgaacctgatttaaataaaatgggctctttaaaaaaaagtactttagaaaacattccttaaaacaaaaagttttgtgaatatccACCTCACATCTAGTGGTAGTATTAAATGCCTCATCATCTTTAcgacagagacttgattacaccaTTTCCTTCTGGTATGTTTCTAAAAACATTCCTTTACATCACTGATAGTTTCCGGTTCCCAGCTGAAAGATTGATATATAAAGAGAGAAATGTTTCTCATGGAGCCAGATAACGCAGTATCAAGCTCTTTCTGAAGACATTTGACAAACTCTAAAGACATTCATCACAAGATGCCAGAACAGACTGAGCTCATTCACACCTTCAATGGCATTCCATTTTCTACAAGAGTATCAAAAGAGCTCCTTCAGTCCCTGGACACCTTTGAAGCCAGAGAAGACGACGTGTTATTAGTTTCCTATCCAAAATCAGGTAAGACACATTTCGgaatattattttatatcttCCCATGTACTTTAATAACTATTAAAAGTTGGTCTATCAGAAATGGGTAGATCAGTATACACAGACTACTTGACTGATGTGTGTTTTGAAACTCTTCCTAGGCACGCACTGGCTTACAGAGATTATGAAGAATCTGTACCACAGCCACAATGAAGACAATGGGGTTAGCAAAGTGACACTGACATCACCTCTGGAGTTCGGAGATCTCTCCAAGTTCGATGAGCTGAGAAACCTCCCCAACAAGAGGCTCATCCCAACACACCTCAACTATGAAATGATCCCAGTGCAGTTCAAAACGAAAAAATGCAAGGTAACAGAAAACAGCCAATATGTGTATTGCTTTATCAAATAACACgaccataaaataataataatgcaaagtatAACAGCAAAATGATTAACTCTGAGCTTGTGTCTGAATCACACAAACTAAAACTATTATCTTGTTCTTGTTTACAGATGATTTATGTGATCAGAAATCCTAAGGACACCGCTGTTTCATTGTACCATTATTACAAGCAGAACCCCAATCTGCCCAAGATTGAGAAATGGTCCACCTTTTTAGAAATGTTCTTGAAAGGAGAAGGTAAATATGAGTAATGTTTAGATAGAGATGGAAAAATATGAAGAACATGAATTAAATCTGTATGTAGTTAAAATAGTTACCaccatgtcattttattttttatgtcggACATGATATATGATGCAAAAATGTTAATTCGATACAATAATTTGCTTTGCctgtatttgtattgcagttGTGTGCGGTTCCTGGATTGACCATGTCCTTAGCTGGGAAAAGAGTAAAACTGATGAAAATGTCCTTGTTCTGTACTACGAGTCCTTAAAGGAGGTGAGTTCAAAATGGAGCACAGGCATGGACATCATCCATTTGATATTGTCTTACATTAGGGTAGAACTAAATCATTAACAACGAAAAAGTCACTTTGAGGAATCAAATTAACTGGAACAATCCCTGTTATATATTCTATAGCAGATGCATGTTGGGGAAATTTctagaaaacattatttagattCTTTTGAACATGATGGtctgatttttttcttttccatgctATCCCACTGGGGTTAATTCAATCAATTAACACTAATACATTTAGCCATTCCCTCAATGTAAAACTAAACTGtcaaatgtatgtttttcacAGGATCTTCCAAAACATGTCAAGGAGATCAGCACATTTTTGGGCATCAATGTCACTGAAGAGCAAGTCAAAGACATTTCAAAGAAATCTTCCTTCAGTGAAATGAAGGAAAAGGCAGAGAAGGAGAAAGTGAATCCAAACCACACGGTCTGTGTACTGACTTCCAACAAGAAGCTGATATTTAGGAAAGGTAAGAGTTGCATCACCACTGAACTAAAACTAAAGCAGTGTAATGCTAAAAGAGAGACCATTATTAATCCCAAAACAACAGGGTATTCATTGACTTatgcaaataatacattcaaatgcTTTATTTCTTTCAGGTACTGTTGGTGACTGGAAAAATCATTTCACTTCCAAGCAGAATGCCAGGTTTGATGAGCTGTTCAATGAAAAAATCAACTCCAGTGAATTAGCAAGACGTGTGGAATATGAGAGTTAGAATATAAAGAGCAATGGCACACTTATTGTATTAATGATGTAAATAAACTGCAATACTGTAGTAAGGGGTTTCCCAATGTAATATCTTGTCAAAACTGACTCCCTTGTTATTGGGTGAAATCTGTAACTCATGGCACTTTTTGCTGGGAAGACGTTTGATTCACTTTGTTTTGGTAAATCAAaaggaaaatatttttgtattaaatgtataaatgtactttcttaaaataatatgtatttatttatttattttattatttgtgtatgtgCTTGGAATTGTTTTCTCTGTTCAGTGGTTATTTTCTGCACAGCATTAATGTATAAATAGATGTTAAATTCTTGCACACAATAAAGATTTACAAACTACAGAATTGCTGAATTCTAGTTATTATTGACAAGTGGAATACAAAAGCTTCCTATTAATCATACAATGAAGAAgtatttttgtttagcttttggaaaacaaacaaactaaaaaccaaccacgtttctgtttttaatgtgtgGATACTGTAAAGGCAACCTAACAACATCCCATCTATTATTTTGAGAAGTCAAAGAAAAGAGGAAAGTGACACAAAGTTGTACAGCTAATTTGATTGCCTTTTCATCCCTGGTTTGTTGTGGTCAATAGGTTATGTCAGGCCATCATTCTTTTTCACATGCCACTCAGTGACACAGCTATAGGACCCAGCAGGGTTTCTACTGGTATAGACTCGGATATCCTTGTTAGTACGTCTTAAACCAATTATTGCCATAGAACTATGGATCACCTGTATACCCTCCACCCAAAAAATAGAAATTTTGAATTGTTCATTATTATAAAAAGTGTTAAAATCAAATATAGATACCATTTTTTCAAAAGCTATATACTCACTACCTTATGAGCCTCTTCATCTATTCTCTTCCATTTTACTTGCCTTGGTGATGGAGTTGAGGAACAAACCGCTCCAGTATTTCTTGTGTAAAGGTGGATTTACTAATAATATAAAACCACCCATAATTATTTAACTTCTTATgagtgttttttggttttatttgtaaacCATTTGTAACACCCCCTCAGTCAAGGGGCGTGCAAACATAggttaaaagatttaaaacacaGAGGGGTTATTTTGAATATCAGAGCATATTTTGAAAGCTCAGAgcaaaatattatataataattgatcaggttctttttattcagatctaAAATACAGTGAACAGTGTCACCaggaaaaacacacaggcatacCAAATCAATGGAAATTAATTGATTGGACAGCACGTTTAAAAGTAGCGTCAACACATTATTCAAGATCCTTATAGAAGACCACAACTATTCAATTCACCAGGAATTACTCAGTACACATTTTCCATTGACAGGTAGTCATCATGAATATAATTAgtcaaaacagttattttaatcaaccaagtgtaaactgcaatatttcacattgaaaagggcttctaacacacacatgcacacaatgtCTGTGCAGGGGAGGGTACTTCACAAAGAAAATTCAGTATGACAAAATCT
The sequence above is a segment of the Acipenser ruthenus chromosome 7, fAciRut3.2 maternal haplotype, whole genome shotgun sequence genome. Coding sequences within it:
- the LOC117416178 gene encoding sulfotransferase 6B1-like, which gives rise to MPEQTELIHTFNGIPFSTRVSKELLQSLDTFEAREDDVLLVSYPKSGTHWLTEIMKNLYHSHNEDNGVSKVTLTSPLEFGDLSKFDELRNLPNKRLIPTHLNYEMIPVQFKTKKCKMIYVIRNPKDTAVSLYHYYKQNPNLPKIEKWSTFLEMFLKGEVVCGSWIDHVLSWEKSKTDENVLVLYYESLKEDLPKHVKEISTFLGINVTEEQVKDISKKSSFSEMKEKAEKEKVNPNHTVCVLTSNKKLIFRKGTVGDWKNHFTSKQNARFDELFNEKINSSELARRVEYES